The Platichthys flesus chromosome 18, fPlaFle2.1, whole genome shotgun sequence genome includes a window with the following:
- the pnocb gene encoding prepronociceptin b, translating to MKIPLWCLVVLLACLFTPGRSDCQGQCAACSLLLQQHQQLQQAFNTMMCLLECEGHVSASFTWEVCKRAVKLSQHPLFPEGGALYKRTGEELELTPLDLNSDSELLQDEIPLEQRSVHYDSSLLESSEDGEGLQGLGLSLVDEEMKLREERNVESDSQLEVDEDESSEAAVTLSKRFGGFQRGRHGYRKLIGSPIRPLQKRYGGFIGVRKSARKWNSQKRVNQLLRQYLGMRSSRSGRFNNWRQNKL from the exons ATGAAGATCCCTCTGTGGTGCCTGGTAGTGCTGCTGGCATGTCTCTTCACCCCTGGACGCAGTGACTGCCAGGGCCAATGTGCGGCCTGCAgtctgctcctgcagcagcaccaacagCTGCAACAAGCCTTCAACACCatg ATGTGTTTGTTGGAGTGTGAGGGTCACGTCTCCGCCTCGTTCACATGGGAGGTGTGCAAACGGGCTGTCAAACTGTCACAGCATCCTCTGTTTCCTGAGGGGGGCGCTCTGTACAAGAGAACgggggaggagctggagttGACCCCTCTTGACCTGAACTCTGacagtgagctgctgcaggacgagATACCACTCGAGCAGCGCAGTGTCCACTATGACTCATCCCTGCTGGAATCCTCTGAGGACGGGGAGGGCCTGCAGGGGTTGGGTCTCAGTCTGgtggatgaagagatgaagttgagggaggagaggaacgTGGAGAGCGACAGCCAGCTAGAGGTGGATGAGGATGAAAGCTCAGAGGCGGCCGTCACCTTATCCAAGCGCTTTGGTGGCTTTCAGAGAGGGCGCCACGGATACAGGAAGCTCATTGGCTCACCCATAAGGCCCCTACAAAAGCGCTACGGCGGGTTCATAGGTGTCCGGAAATCTGCCCGCAAATGGAACAGTCAGAAGCGAGTGAACCAGCTGCTCAGACAGTACCTGGGCATGAGGAGCAGCCGCAGC